A single Arcanobacterium canis DNA region contains:
- the lspA gene encoding signal peptidase II — protein MKLRNFLAAMFVGVILVVIDFATKQWALSALSDGHTVSLIGDIIGLKLIFNSGAAFSFLNGHTWIFTLLATGAVLALPVVVWKNKPMSIKLTVAAIWAGALGNLIDRLFREPGFPQGHVVDFIKYGNLFIGNFADIVLVVAVVILIVMLGREDARQGGEK, from the coding sequence GTGAAACTCCGTAACTTTCTTGCCGCAATGTTCGTTGGCGTTATTTTGGTAGTCATCGATTTTGCTACCAAACAGTGGGCTCTCAGTGCTCTGAGCGACGGACACACTGTATCGCTTATAGGTGACATCATCGGGTTGAAGCTGATTTTCAACTCTGGAGCAGCTTTTTCTTTCCTCAACGGACACACCTGGATTTTCACCCTTCTCGCTACGGGCGCAGTTCTTGCGCTACCAGTGGTGGTGTGGAAAAACAAACCAATGTCGATCAAACTCACTGTTGCTGCGATTTGGGCTGGGGCACTGGGCAATCTCATTGATCGTCTTTTCCGAGAACCAGGTTTCCCCCAGGGGCATGTTGTCGATTTCATCAAATACGGAAATCTCTTCATCGGTAATTTTGCTGACATTGTTCTGGTTGTCGCTGTGGTTATTTTGATTGTCATGCTCGGGCGGGAGGACGCCCGTCAAGGGGGCGAAAAGTGA
- the dnaE gene encoding DNA polymerase III subunit alpha: MADFAHLHVHTDYSLLDGAAKIKKLVAEVKAQGQSAVAITDHGYMFGAYEFYKTATDAGIKPIIGVEAYMTPGTSRFDKTRVQWGTEAQRADDVSARGAYTHMTLLAENNTGLHNLFRLNSLAATEGLMGKWPRMDRDLLERYHDGIIGTAGCPSGEIQTRLRLGQKEEAYKAAGEFQDIFGKDNFFVEIMDHGIEIERRVQKDLLELAHSIGAPIIATNDSHYVRQEDARIQDAMLCINSGSTLMDPDRFKFDGSGYYLRSTAEMSKLFGEIPGAIDNTLWIAERCNVSFRTTDDGANYMPAFPVPEGEDEFTWFVKEVEKGLHWRYGEHIPDDVRARVDYESQVILQMRYPGYFLVVSDYIRWAREHGIRVGPGRGSGAGSMVAYVLGITQLDPIKHDLLFERFLNPERISMPDIDVDFDDQRREEVIKYVEEKYGKDKVSQVVTFGTIKAKQSLKDSSRVLGYPYEMGDRLTKAMPPGVMGKDIPVNSIYDPKHPRYAEAVEFRETVDNDPDAQKVFELAKGLEGLVRQTGVHACAVIMSSAPLSDVIPMMKRAADDAVLTQFEYPQCEELGLVKMDFLGLSNLTVINKALENIRNNGKEPPDIDAIALDDKTTFEMLARAETLGIFQLDGGGMRTLLKQMKIDTFDDISAVSALYRPGPMGANSHTNYALRKNGLQEKTPIHPELAEPLEEILGPTHGLIVFQEQVMRIAQKVAGFSLGQADVLRKAMGKKKAEVLQQQFASFSQGMLDNGYSKECIDTLWEILVPFSSYAFNKSHSEAYGLVSYQTSYLKAHYPVEFMAALLTSNASNKAKVATYLSECRRMGIKVNVPDVNESMGDYSAVGEEIRVGLGSVRSVGTQVVEGIISAREEKGPYTSFQDFLDKIPQGACNKKALECLVKAGAFDSLGINRRPLLTIIDEAVDTVSSVKKNEAAGQFDLFADLGGTQASQIGGGFTVEVPNLPEWPKKEKLNFEKEMLGLYVSDHPLSGMEAYLNRSADHTVVGLVSDEGIADGEQVTIAGLITGVQTRISKKNGKTWATATIEDLTGSIEVNFFPATYQQVSSMLRVDQVVQLTARTSVRDSALQLNAREMRLPAPGDLDANAPIELKIAESMLTAELVDRLASVLKRYPGNAPVRVQVRRIDRTTIIQLGSAFDVSPDPSLYADLQVLLGRGSIMRG; the protein is encoded by the coding sequence ATGGCCGATTTCGCTCATCTTCACGTCCACACCGATTACTCGTTGCTTGACGGCGCTGCAAAAATTAAGAAACTTGTTGCCGAGGTCAAAGCGCAGGGTCAAAGCGCAGTTGCCATCACCGATCACGGCTATATGTTCGGCGCGTATGAGTTCTACAAGACAGCAACGGACGCAGGAATTAAACCAATTATTGGCGTCGAAGCGTACATGACTCCGGGGACATCACGTTTTGATAAGACACGCGTGCAGTGGGGCACCGAGGCGCAACGAGCCGACGACGTCTCTGCCCGTGGCGCCTATACACACATGACACTTCTGGCGGAAAACAATACTGGCCTCCACAATCTCTTCCGGCTCAACTCGCTTGCCGCTACCGAAGGTTTGATGGGCAAATGGCCGCGTATGGATCGTGATCTTCTTGAACGCTACCATGACGGAATTATCGGCACGGCGGGTTGCCCTTCGGGGGAGATTCAGACACGCTTGCGTCTGGGCCAGAAGGAAGAAGCGTACAAAGCTGCCGGCGAATTCCAAGATATCTTTGGCAAAGACAACTTTTTTGTCGAGATTATGGATCACGGCATCGAGATTGAGCGCCGCGTTCAAAAAGATCTTCTCGAATTGGCGCATTCGATCGGAGCTCCGATCATTGCCACAAACGATTCGCACTACGTGCGCCAGGAAGATGCACGCATTCAGGACGCGATGTTGTGTATTAACTCCGGATCAACACTGATGGATCCCGACCGATTCAAATTCGACGGTTCAGGATACTATCTGCGATCGACCGCTGAAATGAGCAAACTCTTTGGCGAAATTCCTGGCGCGATCGATAACACCTTGTGGATTGCTGAGCGTTGTAACGTTTCTTTCCGTACCACCGACGACGGCGCCAACTACATGCCGGCATTCCCTGTGCCAGAGGGGGAAGACGAGTTTACGTGGTTTGTGAAGGAAGTCGAGAAAGGCTTGCACTGGCGCTATGGGGAACATATTCCCGACGATGTTCGTGCTCGTGTCGATTACGAATCACAAGTCATTCTGCAGATGCGTTACCCTGGTTACTTCCTGGTGGTGTCAGATTACATTCGCTGGGCACGCGAACACGGTATCCGCGTAGGGCCAGGACGTGGATCAGGTGCAGGCTCAATGGTGGCCTATGTTCTGGGAATTACTCAGCTTGATCCGATTAAACACGATCTGCTCTTCGAGAGATTCTTGAACCCTGAGCGCATTTCAATGCCCGATATTGACGTGGACTTCGACGATCAGCGTCGCGAAGAAGTCATCAAGTATGTCGAAGAAAAATACGGTAAAGACAAGGTTTCTCAGGTAGTGACCTTTGGAACGATCAAGGCCAAGCAATCGCTGAAGGATTCGTCGCGCGTTCTGGGGTACCCCTACGAAATGGGTGATCGTTTAACAAAGGCGATGCCTCCCGGCGTGATGGGTAAAGATATTCCGGTGAATTCGATTTATGATCCCAAGCACCCACGTTACGCCGAAGCGGTTGAATTCCGCGAGACTGTTGACAACGATCCAGATGCACAAAAGGTGTTCGAACTGGCAAAGGGCTTGGAAGGTCTTGTCCGACAGACAGGTGTACACGCTTGCGCCGTGATCATGTCGTCCGCTCCGTTGTCTGACGTGATCCCGATGATGAAGCGTGCAGCAGATGATGCAGTGCTGACCCAGTTTGAATATCCGCAATGTGAGGAACTTGGTCTGGTCAAGATGGACTTCCTGGGCTTGTCCAACCTCACGGTGATCAACAAAGCGCTGGAGAATATTCGCAATAACGGTAAAGAACCGCCCGATATTGACGCCATTGCGCTTGATGACAAAACAACCTTTGAGATGCTTGCGCGTGCCGAGACTCTCGGCATCTTCCAGCTCGATGGTGGCGGAATGCGTACTCTTCTCAAACAGATGAAAATCGATACCTTCGACGATATTTCCGCTGTGTCAGCGCTATATCGTCCAGGGCCAATGGGAGCGAATTCTCATACAAACTACGCACTTCGTAAGAATGGGCTTCAAGAAAAGACGCCGATTCACCCAGAACTCGCTGAGCCTCTTGAAGAGATTCTCGGGCCTACTCACGGTTTGATCGTCTTCCAAGAGCAGGTGATGCGAATTGCGCAGAAGGTTGCTGGCTTTTCTCTTGGACAAGCAGACGTTCTGCGCAAGGCCATGGGAAAGAAGAAGGCCGAAGTTCTTCAACAACAGTTTGCTAGTTTCTCCCAAGGAATGCTAGACAACGGATATTCCAAGGAGTGTATCGACACTCTGTGGGAGATCCTTGTGCCATTCTCGTCCTACGCGTTTAACAAGTCGCATTCGGAAGCTTACGGTTTGGTGTCATACCAAACCTCGTATCTCAAGGCGCACTACCCAGTGGAATTCATGGCGGCGTTGTTGACATCGAATGCCTCGAACAAAGCGAAAGTCGCTACTTACCTGTCTGAATGCCGTCGTATGGGGATCAAGGTGAACGTCCCCGATGTCAACGAGTCTATGGGGGACTACTCGGCTGTTGGTGAAGAAATTCGCGTGGGGCTGGGGTCGGTCCGCAGCGTTGGGACTCAGGTAGTTGAAGGCATTATTAGTGCGCGTGAGGAAAAAGGACCCTACACATCGTTTCAGGATTTCCTCGACAAAATTCCTCAGGGAGCCTGCAATAAGAAAGCACTTGAGTGTCTGGTCAAAGCTGGCGCGTTCGATTCTCTTGGAATTAATCGTCGCCCGCTGTTGACGATTATCGACGAAGCTGTGGATACTGTTTCGAGTGTCAAGAAGAACGAAGCGGCAGGACAGTTCGATCTTTTTGCTGATCTTGGTGGTACTCAGGCCTCGCAGATTGGAGGCGGATTCACCGTCGAGGTTCCGAATTTGCCGGAATGGCCGAAGAAGGAAAAACTCAACTTCGAGAAGGAAATGTTGGGGCTATACGTTTCCGATCATCCCTTGTCGGGGATGGAAGCCTATTTGAACCGGTCAGCGGATCACACGGTGGTGGGCTTAGTCTCGGATGAAGGCATCGCCGACGGCGAGCAGGTGACGATTGCTGGCCTGATCACGGGCGTCCAAACGCGGATCTCGAAGAAAAATGGGAAGACGTGGGCAACTGCCACCATTGAAGACCTCACAGGTTCGATTGAAGTCAATTTCTTCCCCGCAACCTATCAGCAAGTCTCTTCGATGCTTCGTGTAGACCAGGTTGTTCAGCTGACGGCCCGTACATCGGTACGAGACAGTGCGCTGCAGCTTAATGCACGTGAGATGCGGCTGCCAGCCCCTGGGGATTTGGACGCGAATGCGCCAATCGAACTCAAGATTGCTGAATCGATGCTCACAGCAGAGCTCGTTGATCGTTTGGCAAGTGTGCTCAAGCGCTATCCGGGCAACGCTCCTGTTCGTGTGCAAGTGCGCAGAATTGATCGCACAACGATTATTCAGCTCGGTTCCGCATTCGATGTCAGTCCAGATCCATCGTTGTATGCGGATTTACAAGTCCTTCTCGGACGTGGCTCGATTATGCGAGGCTAA
- a CDS encoding DivIVA domain-containing protein encodes MAQLLTETDVVNMRFKEPQRVEEGYDQDEVDFFLDEVAYSITKYREDTEKLRAELQAAQARVTELENQGAQAVSAPATDATSTAALASTPNMSEAQSATGMLSLAQRLHDEYVANGKAESERIVSEAEAEKTRIITEAEEVHNRTLTKLEEERSVLERKIAELREFERDYRTRLKSYLESLLANVDSKAEQK; translated from the coding sequence ATGGCACAGCTTCTGACTGAGACTGACGTTGTGAACATGCGCTTTAAGGAGCCCCAGCGCGTCGAAGAGGGCTATGACCAGGATGAGGTGGATTTCTTCCTCGATGAGGTCGCATACTCGATCACTAAGTACCGCGAGGACACCGAAAAGCTCAGGGCTGAGCTTCAGGCTGCTCAAGCTCGCGTCACTGAGCTCGAGAACCAGGGTGCCCAGGCTGTTTCGGCTCCGGCAACCGACGCTACTTCGACTGCTGCTCTTGCCTCGACGCCGAACATGAGTGAAGCACAGAGCGCGACGGGAATGTTGTCGCTTGCCCAGCGTCTTCACGATGAATATGTGGCAAACGGCAAGGCTGAATCGGAGCGTATCGTGTCTGAAGCTGAGGCCGAAAAGACCCGTATCATCACCGAAGCAGAAGAAGTACATAATCGTACCCTGACGAAGCTCGAAGAGGAGCGTTCCGTTCTCGAACGCAAGATTGCTGAGCTTCGTGAATTCGAGCGCGATTATCGCACTCGTCTCAAGAGCTACCTTGAGTCGCTTCTTGCAAACGTGGATTCGAAGGCTGAGCAGAAGTAA
- a CDS encoding DedA family protein: MVDWLKNFLANGPIIWVFLFLFFGASARAHATYLLGRFARRLTISADEAPHGWRANLWRFSHAPSVEHAMDFLRRRGWPAIPLGFLTVGFQTAIMFSAGVIGITWGFFTLTVIPGALMWATIYSTIGWAAWQAVILAVAANPIVLVASVLALVLVSYAIYRKCHN; this comes from the coding sequence ATGGTTGATTGGCTGAAAAATTTTCTCGCGAACGGCCCGATTATCTGGGTTTTTCTTTTCTTGTTTTTTGGCGCGTCAGCTCGTGCTCACGCTACTTACTTACTGGGACGTTTTGCGCGTAGGCTGACAATCAGTGCTGATGAGGCACCCCATGGGTGGCGCGCAAATCTGTGGCGATTCTCCCACGCTCCTTCTGTTGAGCACGCGATGGATTTTCTCCGCCGACGCGGGTGGCCGGCAATTCCTCTTGGATTCTTAACAGTTGGTTTCCAAACAGCGATCATGTTTAGTGCCGGAGTTATCGGTATTACGTGGGGATTCTTTACACTTACGGTTATTCCAGGTGCCTTGATGTGGGCAACAATTTATTCAACGATTGGGTGGGCAGCTTGGCAGGCCGTAATTTTAGCAGTTGCCGCTAATCCGATTGTTCTTGTGGCGAGTGTGCTGGCTCTTGTATTGGTCAGTTACGCAATTTATCGCAAATGTCATAACTGA
- a CDS encoding RluA family pseudouridine synthase, whose product MSTYLVPPGFDGNRIDTVLASLTGLSRSKAAELVASGKVEVDGRIVGKSERVTQGALIAAELAPPPSSQPQPTPIDNLDLLYEDADIVVVDKPVGVAAHASLNFEGPNVLGALLGAGITLTTSGPPERKGIVHRLDVGTTGAMVVAKSERAYTVLKRAFKERTVTKVYHALVQGHPDPLSGTVEAPIGRDFRHQWKMGIREDGKCAVTHYDTLEAMAGATLVEVHLETGRTHQIRVHMSAIKHPCVGDEMYGADMVLGQRLGLTRQWLHAVRLGFAHPITGKYMEVTSSYPADLQHALDMMREGLL is encoded by the coding sequence GTGAGCACGTATCTTGTTCCTCCGGGGTTCGATGGCAACCGTATTGACACAGTGCTCGCGTCCTTGACAGGTTTATCCCGCTCGAAAGCTGCAGAGCTTGTGGCGAGTGGGAAAGTGGAAGTTGATGGCCGAATCGTCGGGAAATCTGAACGTGTCACGCAAGGTGCCCTGATCGCCGCTGAGCTTGCGCCACCGCCGTCGTCGCAACCACAACCCACACCAATCGATAACCTGGACTTGCTCTACGAAGACGCGGATATTGTGGTGGTCGATAAGCCAGTTGGAGTGGCAGCACATGCCTCGTTAAATTTCGAAGGCCCCAATGTTCTTGGTGCGCTTCTGGGAGCAGGAATCACCTTGACGACATCTGGCCCTCCTGAACGCAAAGGGATCGTTCATCGTCTCGACGTCGGTACGACAGGTGCGATGGTGGTGGCGAAGTCCGAGCGTGCTTACACAGTGTTGAAACGCGCTTTTAAAGAGCGCACAGTGACGAAAGTCTATCACGCTCTTGTTCAAGGACATCCGGATCCCTTATCAGGAACGGTCGAGGCACCCATCGGACGTGATTTTCGCCATCAGTGGAAGATGGGGATTCGAGAGGACGGCAAGTGCGCTGTCACTCACTATGACACTCTTGAAGCAATGGCCGGTGCTACCTTGGTTGAAGTCCACCTAGAAACTGGGCGAACTCATCAGATTCGTGTCCACATGAGTGCGATCAAGCATCCTTGTGTCGGCGATGAGATGTACGGCGCCGATATGGTACTGGGGCAGCGGTTGGGCCTTACGCGCCAGTGGCTCCATGCGGTGCGGTTAGGCTTTGCGCATCCGATCACGGGTAAATATATGGAAGTGACATCCTCATATCCCGCCGATCTGCAACACGCATTGGACATGATGAGAGAGGGGTTGCTATGA
- a CDS encoding RNA-binding S4 domain-containing protein — METFPVKLPIELGQFIKLAGLTETGGQAAEAISSGAFSVNGNVETRRRHKLAEGDVVSATTLDGEVVALRVGSRERA; from the coding sequence ATGGAAACTTTCCCGGTAAAGCTCCCGATTGAGCTAGGTCAATTCATTAAACTTGCAGGACTCACCGAAACAGGTGGTCAGGCTGCCGAAGCTATTTCTTCCGGAGCCTTTAGCGTGAACGGTAACGTCGAAACGCGACGCCGCCACAAACTTGCCGAAGGCGACGTCGTCTCCGCCACAACATTGGACGGCGAAGTTGTGGCTCTTCGCGTGGGATCACGTGAGAGAGCATGA
- a CDS encoding Rib/alpha-like domain-containing protein yields MRAFSAEVSTTDSRKIKLFALFATMGFVIALVFAQTFAYGADPKPQALKDQYSVTVKDVVKRVGDTVQRQEVVDAVSTTATGKSPVVKAMVNSYLKRFPFTIEKPGHYTFPVQVTYADKSIKQVNVKVRTPLYFGQIKEVDESGNSLSFLTPMTEGKYRASEVTKVLDEQLEKLTGYAFVKLETIENSDTKNVTYRYLVKEVPAKPAPSAEPTKEVDPKPAPSADPKPEVTAPVYFGQIKEVDESGKSVAFLFNMEDGKASGSEVTKVLDNELDKLNSQGYEYVDYEVVTSEDGKNITYRYLVKKVPAKPAPSADPTKEVDPKPVPSVEPTKEVDPKPVPSGDPTKKADPKPQAKLATPQPKAQLPFTGASVGISVLSALVLAVAGMVALGLRRKGDLA; encoded by the coding sequence ATGCGAGCATTTTCTGCGGAAGTCTCGACAACTGACAGCCGAAAAATCAAACTTTTTGCTCTATTTGCAACAATGGGGTTTGTGATTGCGCTGGTGTTTGCGCAGACTTTTGCATACGGTGCAGATCCAAAACCGCAAGCTTTGAAAGATCAGTATTCTGTCACGGTGAAAGACGTTGTCAAGCGCGTTGGTGACACTGTGCAACGCCAAGAAGTTGTTGATGCAGTTTCAACTACTGCGACTGGGAAGTCACCTGTGGTAAAAGCAATGGTGAACTCTTATTTAAAGAGGTTCCCATTTACCATTGAAAAGCCGGGTCACTACACATTCCCTGTGCAGGTTACATACGCCGACAAATCAATCAAGCAGGTCAACGTGAAGGTGAGAACCCCGCTTTACTTCGGGCAAATCAAGGAAGTTGATGAATCTGGAAACTCTCTTTCTTTCTTGACCCCAATGACCGAGGGAAAGTATCGCGCTTCTGAGGTAACGAAAGTTCTTGATGAGCAACTTGAGAAATTGACGGGGTACGCTTTCGTCAAGCTTGAAACCATCGAGAACTCAGATACCAAGAACGTCACTTATCGCTACCTTGTGAAAGAAGTTCCGGCGAAGCCGGCACCGAGTGCTGAGCCGACGAAGGAAGTTGATCCGAAGCCGGCACCGAGTGCTGACCCGAAGCCAGAAGTAACCGCTCCGGTGTATTTCGGGCAAATCAAGGAAGTTGATGAGTCTGGAAAATCTGTTGCTTTCCTCTTTAATATGGAGGACGGTAAAGCAAGTGGTTCTGAGGTAACGAAAGTTCTTGACAATGAACTGGACAAGCTCAATAGCCAAGGCTACGAGTACGTTGATTATGAGGTTGTGACAAGTGAAGATGGTAAGAACATCACTTATCGCTATCTTGTGAAGAAAGTTCCGGCGAAGCCGGCACCGAGTGCTGACCCGACGAAGGAAGTTGATCCGAAGCCGGTTCCGAGTGTTGAGCCGACGAAGGAAGTTGATCCGAAGCCGGTACCGAGTGGTGACCCGACGAAGAAGGCTGATCCGAAGCCACAGGCGAAGCTTGCCACTCCGCAGCCGAAAGCTCAGCTGCCGTTCACAGGTGCCTCTGTCGGAATCTCAGTACTAAGCGCATTGGTGCTTGCTGTTGCTGGTATGGTTGCGCTTGGGTTGCGTCGCAAGGGTGATCTTGCGTAA
- a CDS encoding GNAT family N-acetyltransferase — translation MIRHDVFVDEQQVPIEEEIDDLDLDPSTLHVLAVEDGAELGYEVVDGRSYCDAGIPHQEMKLSVEISR, via the coding sequence GTGATTCGCCACGACGTGTTCGTTGATGAGCAACAAGTTCCGATTGAAGAAGAGATCGACGATCTCGACCTGGATCCGAGCACACTCCACGTTCTGGCCGTTGAAGATGGCGCCGAACTCGGATATGAGGTTGTTGATGGGCGCTCATATTGCGATGCGGGAATTCCTCACCAAGAGATGAAACTGAGTGTGGAAATCTCACGCTGA